The Prionailurus bengalensis isolate Pbe53 chromosome A3, Fcat_Pben_1.1_paternal_pri, whole genome shotgun sequence genome includes a window with the following:
- the NAT8 gene encoding N-acetyltransferase 8 — protein sequence MPMSRGLPHSWEVAEMGHSSDFLSLPQGGPEGVQGHLALSLSLMDFEIQAQQSSMAPYHIRKYRENDRTRVLDVFSQGMNEHIPTTFYHILKLPRTLVLLLGVPLTLFLLSGSWVLALVASLILLAALRFLSRYPWTKFIVMSLRTDMSDITKTYLGKPGSCFWVVEAEGQVVGIMGVLPATLQKEKLQLLHLCVAPEHRGQGIAKALVRTALQFARDQGYSQVILITSMLQHSAGALYQHMGFQKTHQFFSSMSWRLVAVPTVGFVYHLPSAGASEAQGLGGGP from the coding sequence atgccCATGAGCAGGGGTCTCCCCCACTCCTGGGAGGTGGCAGAGATGGGACACTCATctgacttcctctctcttccccagggTGGCCCAGAAGGTGTGCAGGGACActtagctctctctctttctctcatggaCTTTGAGATTCAGGCTCAGCAGTCTTCCATGGCTCCTTATCACATCCGCAAATACCGGGAGAACGACCGCACACGGGTCCTGGATGTGTTCTCCCAGGGAATGAATGAGCACATCCCCACCACCTTCTACCACATCCTGAAGCTGCCCCGAACCCTGGTGCTCTTGCTTGGGGTGCCCCTCACCCTCTTCCTGCTCTCTGGCTCCTGGGTCCTGGCCCTTGTAGCCAGCCTCATCCTCCTTGCTGCCCTGAGATTCCTCTCCAGATACCCCTGGACCAAGTTTATAGTCATGTCTTTGCGCACAGATATGTCTGACATCACCAAGACCTACTTGGGTAagcctggctcctgcttctgGGTGGTTGAAGCTGAGGGGCAGGTGGTGGGCATTATGGGCGTTCTGCCTGCCACCCTGCAGAAGGAGAAGTTGCAGCTGCTTCACCTGTGTGTGGCCCCAGAGCACCGAGGCCAGGGGATAGCGAAGGCCCTGGTCAGGACTGCCCTCCAGTTCGCACGGGACCAGGGGTACAGCCAAGTCATCCTCATCACCTCCATGCTGCAGCACTCGGCCGGGGCCCTCTACCAGCACATGGGCTTCCAGAAAACGCACCAATTCTTCTCCTCCATGAGCTGGAGGCTAGTCGCTGTTCCTACAGTTGGCTTTGTctaccacctcccctctgctgggGCCTCTGAGGCACAGGGTCTGGGAGGGGGCCCGTGA